In Rhinopithecus roxellana isolate Shanxi Qingling chromosome 4, ASM756505v1, whole genome shotgun sequence, a single genomic region encodes these proteins:
- the TSPYL4 gene encoding testis-specific Y-encoded-like protein 4: MSGLDGGNKLPLAQTGGLAAPDHAPGDPDLDQCQGLHEETEATQVMANTGGGSLETAAEGGASRDPVDCGPALRVPVAGSRGCVATKAGQEDAPPSTKGLEAASASEAAANSQKNGCQLGEPRGPAGQKALEACGAGGLGSQMIAGKKAKEVTTKKCAMSAAVEKEGEAGAVMEEKKVVQKEKKVAGGVKEETRPRAPKINNCMDSLEAIDQELSNVNAQADRAFLQLERKFGRMRRLHMQRRSFIIQNIPGFWVTAFRNHPQLSPMISGQDEDMLRYMINLEVEELKHPRAGCKFKFIFQGNPYFRNEGLVKEYERRSSGRVVSLSTPIRWHRGQDPQAHIHRNREGNTIPSFFNWFSDHSLLEFDRIAEIIKGELWPNPLQYYLMGEGPRRGIRGPPRQPVESARSFRFQSG; the protein is encoded by the coding sequence ATGAGCGGTCTGGATGGGGGCAACAAGCTCCCTCTCGCCCAAACCGGCGGCCTGGCTGCTCCCGACCATGCCCCAGGAGATCCGGACCTAGACCAGTGCCAAGGGCTCCATGAAGAAACCGAGGCGACACAGGTGATGGCGAACACAGGTGGGGGCAGCCTGGAGACCGCAGCTGAGGGAGGTGCATCCCGGGATCCTGTTGACTGTGGCCCCGCGCTCCGCGTCCCAGTTGCCGGGAGTCGCGGCTGTGTGGCGACCAAAGCCGGGCAGGAGGATGCTCCACCTTCTACGAAAGGTCTGgaagcagcctctgcctccgaggCTGCTGCTAACAGCCAGAAAAATGGCTGTCAGCTTGGAGAGCCCCGTGGCCCTGCTGGGCAGAAGGCTCTAGAAGCCTGTGGCGCAGGGGGGTTGGGGTCTCAGATGATAGCCGGGAAGAAGGCCAAGGAAGTGACGACTAAAAAGTGCGCCATGTCAGCAGCGGTGGAAAAGGAGGGAGAAGCAGGGGCGGTGATGGAGGAAAAGAAGGtagtgcagaaggaaaaaaaagtggcaGGAGGGGTGAAAGAGGAGACACGGCCCAGGGCCCCGAAGATCAATAACTGCATGGACTCACTGGAGGCCATCGATCAAGAGTTGTCAAACGTAAATGCCCAGGCTGACAGGGCCTTCCTTCAGCTTGAGCGCAAGTTTGGCCGCATGCGAAGGCTCCACATGCAGCGCAGAAGTTTCATTATCCAGAATATCCCAGGTTTCTGGGTCACCGCCTTTCGAAACCACCCCCAGCTGTCACCTATGATCAGTGGCCAAGATGAAGACATGCTGAGATACATGATCAATTTGGAGGTGGAGGAGCTTAAGCACCCCAGAGCAGGCTGCAAATTCAAGTTCATCTTTCAGGGCAACCCCTACTTCCGAAATGAGGGGCTCGTCAAGGAATATGAGCGCAGATCCTCTGGGCGGGTGGTGTCTCTTTCCACGCCAATCCGCTGGCACCGAGGCCAAGATCCCCAGGCTCATATCCACAGAAACCGGGAAGGGAACACTATCCCTAGTTTCTTCAACTGGTTTTCAGACCACAGCCTTCTAGAATTCGACAGAATTGCAGAGATTATCAAAGGAGAACTGTGGCCCAATCCCCTACAATACTACCTGATGGGTGAAGGGCCCCGTAGAGGAATTCGAGGCCCACCAAGGCAGCCAGTGGAGAGCGCCAGATCCTTCAGGTTCCAGTCTGGCTAA